In Streptomyces sp. Li-HN-5-11, the sequence CGCAGACCATGACGGTGGTGCGGGACGGGAAGACCGTGCGGACGGTCCCGGTCTCGACGGGCAGCCCGGAGCACACCACGTACAACGGGCAGATGGTCGTCTCGGAGAAGTTCGCGCAGACCCGGATGGACAGCCGGACGGTCGACCTGGGCGGCGAGTACGACATCCCTGACGTGCCGCACGCGATGCGCCTGACGGACAGCGGCACCTTCATCCACGGCAACTACTGGTACAACAAGGACAATCCGCCCTTCGGCCGCGAAGGCACCAGCCACGGCTGCGTCGGCATGGCGGACGTCCAGGGAGGCCAGGGCGACACCACCGCCAAGTGGTTCTACGACAACTCCCTCATCGGGGACGTCGTGATCGTCAAGCACTCCCCCGACAAGACCGTCGCCCCGGACAACGGGCTCAACGGCTGGAACATGTCGTGGAGCGACTGGACCGCCGGAAGTGCCGCCTGATCACCCACGATCACTCCTGATCTCGACCGATCATTCCCGATTCAGAAGGGGTCACTGAGCAGCGATTTTCCTCGGTTCGCCGGGCCGCGCGGGAACATCTCGCGTGGCCCGGGCGTTTTCCCGGCGTACGTTTTCTCGGTTCCCGGACATGATGTCCGGCCGAGAGGCTACGGTATGCACCCACAAGGTGACATGCAGCAATGCCGGGAGAAACCTTGAGCGTTCCGTACGAGACGGCAGCGTACGAACCCCGCGAGTCGCCGGAGTCTCCGGAGGAGCACCTCGCGCGACTGCTCGGCCGTGCGCTGAACTCCTTCGAGCTGCCCGACGAGACGATACGGCGGCTCGACTGCGCGCTGGCCTACGACGGCTCGCTGCACTCCGCGCACCACAGCGCCGGGCTGCACCGCGAGACCTACCGGCACACCTGGCTGCTCTCCGACGGCTCGGCGCTCACCCTGTGGGAGCTCGTGCACAACACCGCGCCGGGAAGCGAGCCCCAGCACGAGGTGTACATCGACGAGGAGGAGCTGAGCACCGCCACCGCCCGGCTGGCGCTCCCGCCGGACGCGCCGGACTTCGAACTGCCGGTGCTGGTGCAGCTCTCGGCGATCCCCGAGGAGCGGCACGCGTACGCCCCCGACGACTCGGCCGACCACGCGCGCCGTCTGCTGCGGCGGGCGGAGAACGCGGACCGGCCGGGTGCGGACGTCGCCTCGCTGTTGGCGACGGCGTCCGGTCACCAGATCACCCAGGCCTTCGGCCGTCCCTGCCGCGCGGGCCGTGCCGGCCTGTGCTTCTCGCTCTACGAGCACGCTTTCCTGCTGAGCGACGGCGTGGAGATGTCCCTCTGGGAGG encodes:
- a CDS encoding DUF6227 family protein; translation: MSVPYETAAYEPRESPESPEEHLARLLGRALNSFELPDETIRRLDCALAYDGSLHSAHHSAGLHRETYRHTWLLSDGSALTLWELVHNTAPGSEPQHEVYIDEEELSTATARLALPPDAPDFELPVLVQLSAIPEERHAYAPDDSADHARRLLRRAENADRPGADVASLLATASGHQITQAFGRPCRAGRAGLCFSLYEHAFLLSDGVEMSLWEVEHTATPDGRHMCEVYATEDAARDAMERRAARAR